The Cellulomonas oligotrophica sequence CCACGGTGCTGGCCCGCTGCGACGCGCTCGCGGTGTGCTCGGAGCACCCCGAGCACCTGGACCGCGCGCACCTGACGCCGGCGCTGGCCGCCGCGCACCGCCTGGTCGAGCCGTGGATGGCCGAGGCGGGGCTGCGCACGTGGCGCGACCAGGCCGGCAACCTGTGCGGGCGGGTCGAGGGGCGCGAGCCCGGCCTGCCGGCGCTGCTGCTGGGCTCGCACCTGGACACCGTCCCGGACGCGGGCCGGTACGACGGCATGCTCGGCGTGCTGCTCGCGGTCGCGGTGGTCGAGCGGCTGCGGGACCGGTGGGCGGACCTGCCGTTCGCGCTGGAGGTCGTGGGGTTCACCGACGAGGAGGGCTCGCGGTTCGGGTCGGCGCTGATGGGCAGCCGCGCGCTGGCGGGCACGTGGGACGACGCGTGGTGGGACCGGCGCGACGCGGACGGGGTGACGCTGGCCGACGCCGCGCGCGCGTTCGGGCTCGACCCGGCGCTCGTCGGCACGGCGGCCCGGCGCCGCGAGGACCTGGTCGGGTACCTCGAGGCGCACATCGAGCAGGGCCCCCACCTGGAGGAGGCCGACCGGTCGCTGGGCGTGGTGACGACCATCGCGGGTGCGGAGCGCTTCGTCGTGGAGGTCGTCGGCGAGGCCCGGCACGCGGGCGGCACGCCGTACGCGCGGCGCCGGGACGCGCTGGTCGGCGCCGCGGAGGTCATCACGTTCGTCGAGCGGACCGCGCGCGCGTCGGGCGCCATCGCGACGGTCGGGCGGATCGACGTCGAGCCGGGCGCCGTCAACGTCGTGCCCGGGCGGGCGGTGATGACGCTGGACCTGCGCGCGGCGACGGACGCCGAGCGCGACGCGATGCGCGCGACGCTGCTCGCCGGGATCGAGGAGCTGTGCACGGCGCGCGGCCTGACGGTGCACGTGACCTCGACGCACGCGGCCCCGGCGACGCCCTGCGCGCCGTGGCTGCGCGACGCGGTCCGTGCGGGCGTCGTCGCGACCGGCGACGCCCTCCCGCTCGAGCTGTGGAGCCGCGCCGGGCACGACGGCATGGCGGTCGCGGCCGTCACGGACGTGGCCATGCTGTTCGTCCGCTGCCACGACGGCATCAGCCACCACCCCGACGAGGCGGTGCGCGAGGTCGACGTCGCCGCGGCCCTCGACGCGTTCACGGCGGCCGTGCTGGCCGTCGCCGACGACGTGGCGGGCCGGGCATGACCGCGCCGACGACCCTGGCCGCCGCGGCGGAGCGCGCCGAGGCGCCCGCGGAGCCGACGGCCCCGGAGCACCCGGCCGACCTGGACGGCCTGCGCATCGACGAGCGCGTGGCGCTGCGCTACGCGGACCTGCCGCCGCAGGAGCGCAAGGGCGCGGACGTGCTGCTGGAGCACTTCGGCGACCTGGCGACGTACTCCGCGGCCGAGCTCGCGAGCCTGGCCGGGGTGTCGAAGGCCACGATGAGCCGGCTGTTCCGCAACCTCGGGTTCGAGGACTTCACGCAGGTGCGCGAGCACCTGCGTCGCCTGCGCCAGCACGGGCTGCCCGTGACGCTGGGCGCGACGGCCGACCTCGACGCGCACGTCGAGGCCGAGGGCGCCGCGGTGCAGCGGGCCGTCGCGGCCCTCGGCGTGCACCTCGACGCGGTCGCGGACCTGCTCGCGCACGCCCCGCGCGTCGTCGTCGTGGGACTGCGCAACAGCTACCCGGTGGCCCTGCACCTGCGCCAGCAGCTCACGCAGGTGCGCCCGCACGTGACGCTGCTGCCGCAGCCGGGGCAGTCGTGGTCGGAGGACGTCGTCGACCTGGGCCCGCAGGACGCGGTGGTGCTGGTGGCGTTCCGCCGCCGCCCGCCGGGGGTGCGGGCGCTGGCCGAGCGGCTGCAGGCGGCCGGCACGCCCGTGGTGCTGCTGGCCGACCCGACGGCCCGCGCCCTGGCGGCGCACGCCACCTGGTGGGTGGAGTGCCCGGTGCAGGCCCGCGGGGCGTTCGACTCGTACGCGGCCGCGTCCAGCGTGGTCGCGGTGCTGGCCGACGCGGTCCTGGCCCGGCGCGGGCGGACCGGGGAGCAGCGGGTGGCGTCGATCGACTCGGCGTACCGCACGCTCGGCGAGGTCGAGGCCCGCTGATGGACCTGGGCACGGTGACGTCGC is a genomic window containing:
- a CDS encoding allantoate amidohydrolase, translated to MTSLVDRTSATTVLARCDALAVCSEHPEHLDRAHLTPALAAAHRLVEPWMAEAGLRTWRDQAGNLCGRVEGREPGLPALLLGSHLDTVPDAGRYDGMLGVLLAVAVVERLRDRWADLPFALEVVGFTDEEGSRFGSALMGSRALAGTWDDAWWDRRDADGVTLADAARAFGLDPALVGTAARRREDLVGYLEAHIEQGPHLEEADRSLGVVTTIAGAERFVVEVVGEARHAGGTPYARRRDALVGAAEVITFVERTARASGAIATVGRIDVEPGAVNVVPGRAVMTLDLRAATDAERDAMRATLLAGIEELCTARGLTVHVTSTHAAPATPCAPWLRDAVRAGVVATGDALPLELWSRAGHDGMAVAAVTDVAMLFVRCHDGISHHPDEAVREVDVAAALDAFTAAVLAVADDVAGRA
- a CDS encoding MurR/RpiR family transcriptional regulator, with amino-acid sequence MTAPTTLAAAAERAEAPAEPTAPEHPADLDGLRIDERVALRYADLPPQERKGADVLLEHFGDLATYSAAELASLAGVSKATMSRLFRNLGFEDFTQVREHLRRLRQHGLPVTLGATADLDAHVEAEGAAVQRAVAALGVHLDAVADLLAHAPRVVVVGLRNSYPVALHLRQQLTQVRPHVTLLPQPGQSWSEDVVDLGPQDAVVLVAFRRRPPGVRALAERLQAAGTPVVLLADPTARALAAHATWWVECPVQARGAFDSYAAASSVVAVLADAVLARRGRTGEQRVASIDSAYRTLGEVEAR